DNA from Thermococcus bergensis:
TGAGATTTGCGAGTAGTTATATCCAGCGAAGTTAAGAGAAGTTGATATGGTTGAGTTATCCCAGTAACATGTTTTTATATGGGTGGAACTTTCGTATGTGCAGCCTGTGGGGAGTATGTTGACTTCGGTATCAAACATGAAGGATAGACTTACAGGGGTAGTCTCACTAACGTTCCCAACGGCTATTTGAATATTCAGAGAATGCAGTATTCCAGGCATGAACAGGTATTTCCATGCGGTGATGCCATATCTGGCAGTTACATCTTCGAAATAGAACCTCCTGGGGAATCTGAGTGTTGAGGGAACCGACGTGCGGTATTTAATCTTTATATACTGAGCACCGTCCTCACCACCGTCGTACCTACTTTTGTAAACCCTGACTTCGAATACGTTCTGCTGTCCCGGAACAAAGTTCTCTATCAGCTGAAGACCCCCACTTGGGTTCGTATCGTCGAGTCTGGCATTGTAATTCACATAGCTGCTCCATATAAGGTTACCATTTAAGTACACATCATAATTCGAACCCACCCATGCCGGCTCTAAGAACCATTCTATCTCTTCAATCTCGGCGTCTTTTGGGATGGCATCTGCGGGGATTATATACTTAATAACAACGGCATCATCAGAAGAGTCCGTCCTAGCGTATATATAACCTCCTCTGACGGTGTACATATTTTCTTTGCTCCCCAGTTTCGTCAGATAAGCCCTCGCCATATATCCCCTCGGCGTCTGGTTGTAGGCGTAACCGCTCAGAACAAGGGTGGCGGGTGAAACGTCAGGGGCCTTTGAGGAATTGGAGCCTATCTTACGGAGGTAGGGGCTCGTGTAGTTGTTTATCAAAAGTTCATAGTTATAGTCTTCTAAGGTTATGTTCAGAATATAACCCAAAATAACTTCTGCTTTGTGCCTTAAATCCAGAGAAGGATAGAGAGGATCTACCGACCAATAAGTAGCGGTGATATCAAGAGGGCTCATATCTTCATTTACTAATGGAGAGATTAGTAAAGGATCGCTACCTTCTTTCCACTCTTTAAGGACCTCTGAAGGAACAACATCTCTCAAAGAAACTGTCCTCAAGATGGTGAGAGTATCTTCAGCAATATACTTGCTCTGTTCTCTCAAGTATGTTGAATAGATATTAGTATCCTCCGCTATTATAACAATGCTACTCACGAAGACCATAACCAAGACCAATGAGAGCAAGGCATCAAGCGTGAATATAAACCCCCTCCTCTTCATCCGTCATCCCACACCCAGAGTTTTGTTATAACGTCTTCAAATTTCGGCTCCAGCATATATTCTATGGTCGGGACTACTTCAATCGTGACGTCACTCCTATTCCATCCTTCTAGGGAATAAAGCCAGAGCCCTATGAGTTTATTTGTAGTATCTGAAGAGCCAAATAGCTCCTCGAAGGACATTGTTACTGTACCGTTAACCCCTTCATATGCTTTTAACGTTGCATTTCCATTCTCGTACCACACCAGAGTTGCGTTAAGGTCTGTAGAGTTCCCATAGACAAAAAGTGCTCTAATCTCTGTTCCAAGTTTACTCAACAGTGTTAGGTTACCATAGTTGGTCGAGTTAACTCTAATCCTTATTGAGGTCCCTTCTAATGGATTATACCTCATGAAGCCATAGATGAGGGGCTCCTCAGCTGAAGGTCCGGAGGAAAGGTTGTACGCAAATTTTGGAAATACTATCGTTCTCTCAACCGGCTCTATCCATGGGGAACTCGCCATTGAGGATTTTATGAGGTTAATGTCATCCACAAAGGTGCCATTGATTAAGGAAAACCAATAAAGTGTTTCTCCAGCACCCAAGAGGTCTCTTACTGATGTGTAAGAGGAGTTTAAGGTTGGGAAAACATTTTCATATCCCGATACACTAACTACAACATTACCGTTGCCAGTAAACTTAAAAATAAATGGAGAAGCACCATTTTGCGGACATCCGTTTGGCGAGAACGTTATCTTAAAATTACTTTGAGTAAGGGGATTTATAAAGATCTCAATTACAACTCCTGGAGGCAAAGCAAGTGGGGAAGGAGAAATCCAATTTTCCCCACCCCCCTGACCTCGCCTTGCCTTTATCCAAATGGAATCCAAGGTTATAAATTTTAGATAATAGAAACCAGTTTTCTCATCGAACACAAGATTATTACCTGTGAGTAAGCCACATATATCTCCATTCACATAACTTATGCCTCCAATATTCCTAACTTCAATGTAACTTGCTTCAAACCAACTATTATCCCTATTTGGGTTTTCACTTTCTTTCTTAGTTATATCAAAATTTACACCCGGAGGAGTTCCCCTTGGATTTTCAAATGTGACGTTATTTAAATAAATCTTTGGAAAACTTCCAGAAACACTTAAATTAAACTTGGAAACATAGACCTCAAACAAAAAGTCTTTTCCACGGACAAGCTGATTTAAAATACTTGTTACATCTTCTTTTGACCTGTTTAGTGCAAGAATCTTCTCATAATCCAAGGCAAATGGATAATCGTTATCTCTCAAGCCCACCATTCTCACGCTGCTCACGTCCTCCTCCCAGTTCTCAGGATAACCAGGGTTTTTGGTCAGGACATCAAGCATGTTGTTGGCTATGTTTGCCCTATCATACCAGTCCAGGAGACCGGTTATCTCAGCCTTTATCATATCGTTGGTATTCATAACTACCCCAACAACCATAACAACGATAACCAGTGAAAGCAGTGCATCAATTGAAAGTAATTGGCCCTTTCTCCTCATCCTCTCACCACATCAATTTCTATATTTACCGTTTTCCCGCCGTAAGATAAAACTCCATTGTTATCGGTGAACCTAAAGTTTTCGACGAGGTCTTTCTTTACAAAGGCAGTTATATTTTCCGCTAGGCTGGGAAGAGTTTCAATTGACTGGAATGGAGTCGATAGGGTAACTTTTATAGTAACTTCGCTCCCAGTCTCCTCGGATGTCAGGCTCTTAATAGACAAATGAGGATTTTCCGTAATATTTGCCAGTATTGGGTTTAAATAGCTGTAAGGTTCCTCATTCGTCATTATGCCGGTGTTTAGGTAATCAACTGCCTTTGAAACGGAGCTTCTCACGTAACCCACTATCGCCACGTTCGTGTTGTTCTCCACATATGAAGGAACAATGAGGATTAATCCGATGAAAATGATAGAGAGTATAAACACCATTTCAATTGCCGTTTGTGCCCTTCGTGATGTTCGCATAGAGCATATCACCTATTTTCACTGTTTTTATCCAGAACTCTCCTCCGCTCTCAACAACTATAGATGCATTAGCTATAGGGACCGTTGAATTCTTAACAACCCAGTAGCTCTTTCCGTTTACCGTGACGTTTACTATTATTTTGTTTTCTGCTCCATTGAAGGTTATATTAAACTCTGCCCCCTCTATTTGAGGCGGCTCCTCCTTAAGGCTGTAGCCTTCGCCTACAGCATAGACTTTTGCGGTATGATCAACTATCTCAGTTGAGAATACCCTAACCTTCGCCATCACATCAAAGCTCTCAGCATGGGCTATCTCACTGTTTGAGAGATAAATGAGATTTAACATTGTTAAGGTTACCAGCACAAACGCAAAAAGCAAGTCCAAGCTTATCTGGGCCCTCATGCTAACCACCGAGGTTAAGGTTTATCTTGAGCTCTTCACTCGTGGAGTTAAACACCCAGGTCT
Protein-coding regions in this window:
- a CDS encoding hydrolase → MKRRGFIFTLDALLSLVLVMVFVSSIVIIAEDTNIYSTYLREQSKYIAEDTLTILRTVSLRDVVPSEVLKEWKEGSDPLLISPLVNEDMSPLDITATYWSVDPLYPSLDLRHKAEVILGYILNITLEDYNYELLINNYTSPYLRKIGSNSSKAPDVSPATLVLSGYAYNQTPRGYMARAYLTKLGSKENMYTVRGGYIYARTDSSDDAVVIKYIIPADAIPKDAEIEEIEWFLEPAWVGSNYDVYLNGNLIWSSYVNYNARLDDTNPSGGLQLIENFVPGQQNVFEVRVYKSRYDGGEDGAQYIKIKYRTSVPSTLRFPRRFYFEDVTARYGITAWKYLFMPGILHSLNIQIAVGNVSETTPVSLSFMFDTEVNILPTGCTYESSTHIKTCYWDNSTISTSLNFAGYNYSQISSRYTTIIVRAGGENIYYNPRIHLIGNESFVDAQYNTGLLLTPYTIDITEPISLPNSDWTRNININFNVPPGVMPLWVRFQFPWLYYTGTNPSQVITVDNDLISPTDIYRHPPNPFIYALARVGYMANTFDYQYNPLPHAIANGDNTLSISLGYGYYLQPKNGDGELTYIIQAYAGYGEVFPKLVRPGCTGYNITYYWSGDSNPHYVIVGEPPYCDITANDLLTNRTTYAVDDAIIRLFNNLGGNGTQTDPILIELPANVNIDFAPMGNIPSLFEPITITLRVWRDNG